One Thermodesulfovibrionales bacterium genomic region harbors:
- a CDS encoding helix-turn-helix transcriptional regulator, whose protein sequence is MDNNEVIDFILNKMPLGVLVFDPHLSITYRNRQAENFLKRFTIPEEVEAVNKRIFDVIGTAHLRELFPGDIYISKKLDGSPSTWMFRVQPSEGPSPFVTVFIVEQSVSNNFDLNRIRKNFSLTRRETDILRRVLDGLTNSEMSEDLDISEQTVKDHLSNVYMKFKVKNRFALIRSLISSPEP, encoded by the coding sequence ATGGATAACAATGAAGTCATAGATTTTATCCTGAACAAGATGCCTCTTGGCGTGCTTGTCTTTGATCCTCACTTGAGCATCACGTACAGGAACCGACAGGCCGAGAATTTCCTGAAGCGTTTCACTATCCCTGAAGAGGTCGAAGCCGTAAACAAGAGAATCTTTGACGTAATAGGAACGGCACATCTGAGAGAGCTCTTCCCCGGCGACATCTATATATCAAAAAAGCTTGACGGATCGCCGAGCACATGGATGTTCAGGGTACAACCCTCTGAAGGGCCAAGTCCATTCGTGACGGTCTTTATCGTCGAGCAGTCGGTATCGAATAATTTCGACCTGAACAGAATCAGGAAGAATTTCAGCCTGACGCGGAGAGAAACGGATATACTCAGGCGAGTTCTCGACGGATTGACGAACAGCGAAATGTCGGAGGATCTCGATATATCCGAGCAGACGGTAAAAGACCATCTGAGCAACGTCTACATGAAATTCAAGGTCAAGAATAGGTTTGCGTTGATCCGCTCTCTCATCAGCTCGCCCGAACCATAA
- a CDS encoding carbamate kinase, with translation MSSEGVLIALGGNALILPGERGYIEEQFTHTAACMKPVAALVSEGKRIVITHGNGPIVGNILLRNECARDYIPPMPLSVCVADSQGGIGAMMVQSLRNELKGIGIEKTVSAIITHVAVDMHDPAFTNPTKPIGPYYPDEQVVRERQTSGWTMKRIPGRGWRRLVASPMPRRIVETEAIRAALEIDILPIACGGGGIPVIEEEGILKGVDAVIDKDFTAGLLCREIGMKTFVIVTDVDGVYLNWDSSSRRRIHSFTMNDAKRYLGEGQFPAGSMGPKIEAAIAFLESGGDEVLITRPEDLLEALRGNAGTRIIV, from the coding sequence ATGTCTTCTGAAGGTGTCCTTATAGCCCTCGGTGGAAATGCACTCATCCTGCCGGGTGAAAGGGGGTATATCGAAGAACAGTTTACCCACACCGCCGCCTGCATGAAACCCGTCGCGGCCCTCGTCTCGGAAGGGAAGAGGATCGTGATTACCCACGGTAACGGGCCGATAGTCGGGAACATCCTTCTCAGAAATGAATGTGCGAGGGACTACATACCACCCATGCCTCTCTCGGTCTGCGTCGCGGACAGCCAGGGTGGGATTGGGGCGATGATGGTCCAGAGCCTGCGAAATGAACTCAAGGGAATCGGCATCGAGAAAACCGTCTCTGCCATTATTACTCACGTCGCAGTGGATATGCATGACCCCGCCTTTACTAATCCGACAAAGCCGATAGGCCCTTACTATCCGGATGAGCAGGTCGTCAGAGAAAGGCAGACGTCGGGATGGACGATGAAGAGGATACCCGGGAGGGGATGGAGAAGACTTGTGGCTTCGCCGATGCCTCGGAGGATAGTTGAGACAGAGGCAATACGCGCCGCTCTTGAAATCGATATTCTGCCTATCGCATGCGGAGGAGGTGGCATCCCGGTAATCGAGGAAGAAGGGATCCTGAAGGGTGTCGACGCGGTTATCGACAAGGACTTCACGGCGGGCCTCCTCTGCCGTGAAATCGGCATGAAAACATTCGTAATCGTAACGGATGTGGACGGCGTTTACCTCAACTGGGACAGCAGTTCGAGGCGCAGAATACATTCTTTCACAATGAACGATGCGAAGAGATATCTCGGGGAGGGGCAGTTCCCTGCCGGGAGCATGGGGCCGAAGATCGAGGCTGCCATCGCGTTTCTCGAATCGGGAGGAGATGAGGTCCTCATCACAAGGCCTGAAGATCTCCTGGAAGCGCTGAGGGGAAATGCTGGTACAAGGATCATCGTATAG
- a CDS encoding Gfo/Idh/MocA family oxidoreductase, with product MSLRVAVVGAGYLGQHHTRVFAEMHGVQLVGVVDIDAARADEVAGRYGSKSYTDYHDVLGGADVLSIVVPTTAHYEIALDCIRARKDVFVEKPITVTVAQASELIREAERMGRILQVGHLERYNPGVIALSRMVKEPRFLEAIRISPFLSRGADVDVTLDLMIHDIDVILSLVPSPIETLRATGYSVVTDKIDEARAWIEFRDGTVALLTASRIEREKQRKLKVFQRNSCIELDYQRSEIRRYYRPSEADDGQKPFDPFACDLKIEVRSESVSGCSIDTIRPEYMEPLAKELQDFIRCVTLRERPKVSGVEGRDALEVALEINSVMR from the coding sequence ATGTCTTTAAGAGTCGCTGTTGTCGGTGCGGGCTATCTCGGGCAACACCATACGAGGGTTTTTGCTGAGATGCACGGAGTTCAGCTTGTCGGGGTCGTCGATATCGATGCGGCGCGGGCCGATGAGGTAGCCGGGAGATACGGTTCGAAGTCCTATACGGACTATCACGATGTCCTCGGCGGTGCCGATGTGTTGAGTATTGTCGTTCCCACTACCGCACATTATGAAATAGCACTCGACTGCATACGGGCCCGGAAAGATGTTTTCGTTGAGAAACCGATAACCGTAACGGTGGCTCAGGCAAGCGAACTGATACGGGAGGCTGAAAGGATGGGCCGCATACTTCAGGTCGGACACCTCGAGCGGTATAATCCCGGCGTCATCGCTCTGTCCCGGATGGTGAAGGAACCGCGGTTCCTCGAAGCGATAAGAATATCCCCTTTCCTCAGCAGGGGCGCGGATGTGGACGTAACGCTCGATCTCATGATACACGATATAGACGTCATACTCAGTCTTGTCCCTTCTCCCATAGAGACGCTCCGGGCGACCGGTTATTCTGTCGTGACCGATAAGATCGACGAGGCGAGGGCGTGGATAGAGTTCCGTGACGGAACCGTGGCGCTCCTCACCGCTAGCCGCATAGAGCGGGAAAAACAGAGGAAACTGAAAGTGTTCCAGAGAAACTCGTGCATCGAGCTCGATTATCAGCGGTCAGAAATCCGGAGATATTATCGTCCGTCGGAAGCGGATGATGGACAGAAGCCGTTTGATCCCTTCGCCTGCGACCTCAAGATCGAAGTCCGGAGTGAGTCCGTTTCCGGCTGCTCGATCGATACGATCAGACCGGAATATATGGAGCCACTCGCGAAAGAGCTACAGGATTTTATCCGTTGCGTGACCCTCAGGGAGAGGCCGAAGGTCTCCGGTGTCGAGGGAAGGGATGCCCTGGAAGTGGCGCTCGAAATAAATTCCGTCATGAGGTGA
- a CDS encoding DegT/DnrJ/EryC1/StrS family aminotransferase — protein MIPMVDLSKQFADVKEEIFEMMSQILESSHYILGPKVQEFEKKVAAYMGTDAALGVASGTDALHLSLEALGVGDGDEVITTPFTFFATAEAIIYTGARPVFVDIEPGTFTMDCSKIEERITPKTKAILPVHLFGHPADMEKIMDIAARHGLSVIEDCAQAFGAAVGKRKVGSFGQAGCFSFYPSKNLGAYGDGGMITFHDGNLSELLKSLRNHGSRGAYVHDAVGFNSRLDEIQAGVLLVKFKRLDEYNRKRREKASCYRSLLCDSVRCPSEKEGNYHVYNQYTIMSGDRDEIQRRLKESAVSSVVYYPLPLHLQRALSFLGHREGDFPAAERASREVLSLPIYPELEESAIEEIAAAIRKVSG, from the coding sequence ATGATACCGATGGTCGATCTGAGCAAACAGTTTGCGGATGTCAAGGAAGAGATCTTCGAGATGATGAGTCAGATACTCGAGAGTTCCCACTACATACTCGGACCGAAGGTTCAGGAATTTGAGAAGAAGGTCGCTGCTTACATGGGTACCGACGCCGCTCTCGGCGTGGCTTCAGGGACTGATGCCCTCCATCTCTCCCTCGAAGCGCTCGGCGTCGGAGACGGTGACGAGGTGATTACGACGCCGTTCACCTTCTTCGCTACGGCGGAGGCGATCATCTATACCGGCGCGCGTCCCGTCTTTGTCGATATCGAACCGGGCACCTTTACGATGGACTGCAGCAAGATAGAGGAGCGGATAACGCCGAAGACCAAGGCCATCCTGCCTGTCCATCTTTTCGGCCATCCCGCTGACATGGAGAAGATCATGGACATTGCGGCGAGGCATGGCCTCTCCGTGATAGAGGACTGTGCACAGGCCTTCGGTGCTGCAGTGGGAAAGAGAAAAGTCGGGAGTTTCGGGCAAGCCGGCTGTTTCAGTTTTTATCCGAGTAAGAACCTCGGTGCTTACGGAGACGGCGGGATGATAACGTTTCATGACGGAAACCTCTCCGAGCTCTTGAAAAGCCTGAGGAATCACGGGTCGAGAGGCGCATACGTCCATGACGCCGTGGGCTTTAACAGCAGACTCGACGAGATACAGGCCGGGGTGCTCCTCGTGAAGTTTAAGAGGCTCGATGAATATAACCGGAAACGGCGGGAAAAGGCCTCGTGCTACCGTTCCCTGCTCTGCGATTCGGTCCGATGTCCGTCCGAAAAGGAGGGAAATTATCACGTGTACAATCAATATACGATCATGTCCGGGGACAGAGACGAGATCCAGAGAAGACTGAAGGAATCCGCGGTCTCTTCCGTCGTTTATTACCCCCTGCCCCTTCATCTCCAGCGTGCGCTGAGTTTTCTCGGACACCGGGAAGGTGATTTCCCGGCCGCAGAAAGGGCATCGCGGGAGGTGCTCTCCCTGCCCATTTATCCCGAACTTGAAGAATCGGCGATAGAAGAGATCGCCGCGGCAATAAGGAAGGTTTCCGGATAA
- the lpxB gene encoding lipid-A-disaccharide synthase, whose amino-acid sequence MKTVMIVAGESSGEWYGSLLAGELKRFWPGIRVLGIGGSRMREAGVEILAGISSAFGIAELLPSLRKIRESFRLAVKAITETRPEVVVLIDFPDFNFRLGRVAKRYGLKVLYYVSPQVWAWRKGRIRVMGEIADRVAVLLPFEEEMYRKAGIPSEFVGHPAMEEIEEARKAGDLPDSDKPVMRRKLGLAAGQPVVALLPGSRPHELRTLMPVFLDLVKQIKAELPESGFVMPIAPNIDVEKFRRYIDALTLEGVLIVKGNSIECLACSDLAVIASGTATLQATLLGVPFVVVYKVSPVTYLIGRVFVSVRHISLVNIISDSGVVRELIQRHANAQDIMQELRRILFDEQYRLGMTSSFEKVRRIFAGKRPSRRVAEMIGEMAGWELQKVGGPSGRD is encoded by the coding sequence ATGAAGACCGTCATGATTGTGGCAGGCGAGAGCTCAGGTGAGTGGTACGGTTCTCTCTTGGCAGGAGAACTGAAGCGTTTCTGGCCGGGCATCAGAGTTCTCGGCATCGGCGGTTCGAGGATGAGGGAAGCCGGAGTCGAGATCCTTGCGGGGATATCCAGCGCGTTCGGCATAGCGGAACTCCTGCCTTCATTGAGAAAGATCCGGGAATCATTCAGGCTGGCGGTAAAGGCCATTACCGAAACGAGGCCCGAGGTTGTCGTCCTCATCGATTTTCCCGATTTTAACTTCAGGCTCGGCAGGGTTGCGAAGCGATATGGGCTCAAGGTCCTCTACTATGTGAGCCCTCAGGTATGGGCCTGGCGGAAGGGACGGATACGGGTCATGGGAGAGATTGCCGACAGGGTCGCTGTGCTGCTCCCCTTTGAAGAGGAGATGTACCGAAAGGCAGGCATCCCGTCGGAGTTTGTCGGTCACCCCGCCATGGAAGAGATAGAGGAGGCGCGGAAGGCAGGGGACTTGCCGGATAGCGACAAGCCGGTCATGAGAAGAAAACTCGGGCTTGCCGCCGGACAGCCGGTAGTCGCTCTCCTCCCGGGGTCAAGGCCCCATGAATTGAGGACACTCATGCCCGTCTTTCTCGACCTTGTTAAACAGATTAAGGCGGAATTACCGGAGTCCGGATTTGTTATGCCCATCGCTCCCAATATCGATGTCGAGAAGTTCAGGCGGTATATCGATGCGCTTACGCTCGAAGGCGTCTTGATCGTGAAGGGGAACTCGATAGAGTGTCTTGCCTGTTCTGATCTGGCGGTCATCGCCTCCGGCACGGCGACCCTCCAGGCGACGCTTCTCGGCGTGCCCTTTGTCGTCGTCTATAAGGTCTCTCCCGTCACGTATCTTATCGGCAGGGTCTTCGTGAGCGTGCGGCACATATCCCTCGTGAATATTATTTCGGACTCGGGGGTCGTTCGTGAGCTCATTCAGCGCCATGCAAACGCGCAGGATATTATGCAGGAACTCAGGCGTATACTCTTCGATGAACAGTACCGGCTCGGGATGACGTCTTCCTTCGAAAAGGTACGGAGAATTTTTGCTGGGAAACGGCCATCCCGCAGGGTTGCGGAAATGATCGGCGAGATGGCGGGATGGGAACTCCAAAAGGTAGGAGGCCCTTCAGGGAGGGATTGA
- a CDS encoding ABC transporter ATP-binding protein, with amino-acid sequence MEGLRKILLLVMPYWRRLVVAAICSLIVSGLNGALAWLVKPAVDKVFIERSTTSILLLSTGIMLAFLGRGVFRFFQSYLMMSAGAKVVRDIRDKLYQHMLFLPMSFIHRDSTGNMVSRVLNDAGAVQGFLAFTVKDLFVESTTVIVLICVAVVRRWDLTLISIIVLPFAFYFVGKFGKRLKKVSDRTQAKIAALTEILTESFTGNKIIKSFCREGDEVARFRERNQDFYRELMRSTRITEATNVMMEFVGGIGIGFVVWYGGSLVIGGAMTAGDFFSFLAAIFMIYTPAKRLASAHNVLQQAKAPLERIEKMLAEKQESGGTVPLGGFGREIVFDNVSFRYEETESDAVHAISLKVKKGEIVALVGRSGAGKTTFVDLISRFYPPAEGKILIDGLDTSTVTLGSLRSLVGMVTQDIILFNDTIRANISYGKPEASEEEIVNAAKAAYINDFILQLPRGYDTVIGERGVRLSGGQKQRLSIARAILKNPPILILDEATSSLDTASEVMVQQALENLMNDRTAFVIAHRLSTVRKASRIIVMDKGRIVEAGTHDVLLESGGIYRKLYDMQFDDNRADTMTDETSARTERPL; translated from the coding sequence ATGGAGGGTCTAAGGAAGATATTACTCCTGGTGATGCCGTACTGGAGGCGTCTCGTCGTCGCAGCCATCTGCAGTCTCATTGTCTCCGGACTGAACGGAGCCCTCGCCTGGCTCGTCAAGCCGGCGGTCGATAAAGTCTTCATCGAGAGGAGTACGACGTCGATCTTACTCCTGAGCACAGGGATCATGCTCGCCTTTCTCGGCAGAGGGGTTTTCAGGTTCTTTCAGTCCTATCTCATGATGTCTGCCGGTGCCAAGGTCGTGAGAGACATACGGGATAAACTCTACCAGCACATGCTGTTCCTGCCCATGAGCTTCATACACAGAGATTCGACGGGCAACATGGTATCAAGGGTCCTGAATGATGCCGGTGCCGTTCAGGGCTTTCTCGCCTTCACCGTTAAGGACCTTTTCGTCGAGAGTACGACGGTGATAGTCCTCATATGTGTTGCGGTAGTCAGGCGCTGGGATCTCACCCTCATCTCGATCATTGTGCTGCCCTTCGCTTTCTATTTTGTCGGGAAGTTCGGCAAGAGGCTGAAGAAGGTGAGTGACCGTACGCAGGCGAAGATAGCCGCCCTCACCGAGATTCTGACGGAGAGCTTCACGGGGAACAAGATCATTAAATCCTTTTGTCGTGAAGGGGACGAGGTCGCCCGGTTCAGGGAAAGGAATCAGGACTTTTACCGGGAATTGATGCGGAGCACGAGGATTACCGAGGCTACGAACGTAATGATGGAGTTCGTCGGAGGAATCGGAATCGGGTTTGTTGTCTGGTACGGGGGAAGTCTCGTGATCGGGGGGGCGATGACTGCGGGTGATTTCTTCTCATTCCTCGCTGCGATCTTCATGATCTATACGCCTGCGAAGAGGCTCGCTTCAGCCCACAACGTGCTGCAGCAGGCGAAGGCTCCGCTCGAGAGGATAGAGAAGATGCTGGCGGAGAAGCAGGAAAGCGGCGGCACGGTGCCCTTGGGAGGATTTGGAAGAGAGATCGTCTTTGACAATGTCTCTTTCCGGTATGAGGAGACAGAGAGTGACGCCGTGCATGCGATCAGTCTGAAGGTGAAGAAGGGTGAGATTGTCGCCTTAGTGGGGCGAAGCGGGGCGGGCAAGACGACCTTTGTAGATCTCATCTCCCGGTTCTATCCGCCTGCCGAGGGCAAGATTCTCATTGACGGTCTTGACACATCCACGGTAACGCTCGGCTCTCTCCGCTCCCTTGTCGGCATGGTGACGCAGGATATCATCCTCTTTAATGATACGATACGGGCAAATATCTCCTATGGAAAACCGGAAGCCTCGGAAGAGGAGATCGTCAACGCGGCGAAGGCTGCTTATATCAACGATTTTATTCTCCAGTTGCCGCGAGGGTACGATACGGTGATCGGCGAACGAGGCGTCAGGCTCTCGGGGGGGCAGAAGCAGAGGCTCTCGATCGCGCGGGCGATACTGAAGAACCCCCCGATACTCATCCTCGACGAGGCGACATCGTCGCTCGATACCGCATCGGAGGTGATGGTCCAACAGGCGCTCGAAAACCTCATGAACGACAGGACAGCCTTTGTCATAGCCCACAGGCTCTCCACGGTGAGGAAGGCGAGCAGGATTATCGTCATGGATAAGGGCAGGATTGTGGAGGCGGGCACGCATGACGTGCTGCTCGAATCGGGCGGCATCTACCGGAAACTCTACGACATGCAGTTTGACGACAACAGAGCGGATACTATGACGGATGAAACTTCGGCAAGAACGGAACGCCCTCTCTAA
- a CDS encoding 3-deoxy-D-manno-octulosonic acid transferase, translated as MFLLYSLLYFLVMIPLLPFEFLKRPKGIRQRWFREKRGFLSPSSTSGSSPLIWVHAVSMGEVLSAVTFLRELKRRYPGAGILLSTITDTGQKVAEERLADVADIIYLPFDLVRVIRRVLGEMRPDVFITIETELWPNIFRRFKREGIPVIVMNGRLSERSFTGYRKIRFFMRAVLDSVATFCMQDETSAERMRALGADGSRVAVTGNFKFDMRPPERPPDWLAMLKGPVILAGSTHEGEEEMMVSSFQRLEKDFPGLKLIIAPRHPERFKDVETMAVERGVPCMRKSEILGLSASHGQGLIGRPVSDRGGCPAEKGGPLSGALVIILDTIGELSSAYGACDIAVIGGSFVRHGGHNPLEPALWGKPVLCGPHMENFPFVADFYREAAARETDEERLHGDLEELLQSPEKRKAMGEKAAELYRKKAGAVDRAIAVLERYIKC; from the coding sequence ATGTTTCTTCTTTACAGCCTTCTCTATTTTCTCGTTATGATTCCGCTTCTCCCTTTCGAGTTTCTCAAACGGCCGAAGGGCATCAGACAGAGATGGTTCAGGGAGAAGCGGGGTTTTCTCAGCCCGTCATCAACTTCCGGCTCCTCACCGCTCATATGGGTCCATGCGGTTTCGATGGGAGAAGTCTTATCGGCAGTAACCTTTCTGAGAGAATTGAAAAGACGATACCCTGGTGCGGGCATCCTCCTTTCAACAATAACCGATACAGGCCAGAAAGTCGCTGAAGAACGGTTAGCTGATGTCGCGGATATTATCTATCTTCCTTTTGATCTCGTGCGCGTCATAAGACGGGTGCTCGGGGAGATGAGACCCGATGTCTTCATAACCATCGAAACGGAGCTCTGGCCGAACATCTTCAGACGTTTCAAGCGGGAAGGTATACCGGTTATCGTCATGAACGGTCGCCTCTCTGAAAGATCCTTTACGGGCTATCGAAAGATCAGGTTTTTCATGAGAGCCGTGCTCGATTCTGTTGCGACGTTCTGCATGCAGGACGAGACATCGGCTGAGAGGATGAGGGCACTCGGCGCGGACGGGTCTCGCGTTGCCGTGACCGGAAATTTTAAATTTGATATGAGACCTCCGGAGAGACCCCCGGACTGGTTGGCGATGTTGAAGGGCCCGGTCATCCTGGCGGGGAGCACCCATGAAGGCGAAGAGGAGATGATGGTATCCTCTTTTCAGAGACTCGAAAAGGATTTTCCCGGACTCAAGCTCATCATTGCCCCAAGACACCCCGAACGTTTCAAAGATGTTGAGACTATGGCAGTAGAACGGGGAGTGCCCTGCATGCGAAAGTCCGAAATCCTCGGGCTGTCGGCGTCCCATGGACAGGGCCTCATCGGGAGACCGGTATCAGATAGAGGCGGGTGTCCGGCAGAGAAAGGCGGACCGCTTTCGGGTGCATTGGTGATCATCCTGGACACCATCGGAGAACTTTCTTCGGCATATGGCGCGTGCGACATCGCCGTCATCGGCGGCAGCTTTGTGAGGCACGGCGGACATAATCCCCTCGAACCGGCATTGTGGGGAAAGCCTGTCCTCTGCGGTCCTCACATGGAGAATTTTCCGTTTGTCGCGGACTTTTACCGGGAGGCGGCTGCACGGGAAACCGATGAAGAAAGACTCCACGGGGACCTTGAGGAGCTGTTGCAATCTCCCGAGAAGAGAAAGGCGATGGGGGAAAAAGCGGCAGAACTCTATCGCAAAAAGGCGGGTGCCGTCGACCGGGCTATAGCGGTGTTAGAGCGTTACATCAAATGCTA